The DNA window CACCAGCAGTAATGTCTTCATTGAAAATTTAGAGAGCACCAAAGTGGCTGTTGCTCAGTTCTCTCAGGAGCTATGTTTCAACTCAGAGCTTAATAAAAGTAGTATTACCAAAGGCAGCGTAGCTATACCTGGCCTGATTGAGCAACTCATGgctctgcagcaacagcaaGTTGAGCAGCTCCAGCTCATTGAGCAAATTCGACATCAGATATTACTGTTAGCAGCTCAGAATACAGCACCCTCCAGTAACTGTCAAGGTACATCAGGGATTTCTCAAACCAACCCACTAATAACACTCAGCTCCCACCTCTCCCAGCAGTTAGCTGCAGCTGCAGGGTTAGCACAAAACCTCGCAAGTCAGTCTGCCAGCATTAGCAGTGTTAAATTTAAGCATGCAGTGTTATCAAGCAACCACAATAGCTCAGCGGTGTTGAGTGGCAGAGACATTCCTCAAAtgacagatacagacagaagTAAACTTTCAATACCAAGAGTTGGCGTGCACCACACTCCTGATGGTACCCTCTATAGGCAGCTGAGTGGCCGAAGCCATTCTACTTCCCCTGCTTTACCAACTGATACTACACCTAACCCACCAAATAAGCCTAACCTACCTCATACTCCTACTACGAATCACATTTTTGCAAACACGTTGCCAAACATTGGGACAATTGTGGAAGACTTGAATGCCTTGGCGGCTTTAGCTCAGCAACGGAAAGGCAAACTGGCCAACATGAGTTCATTTGACCACAAGAAGTCTTTTGATGAATGTTTGTTTAAGCACAAATGCAGATTTTGTGCCAAAATATTTGGAAGTGACAGCGCTTTACAGATACACCTGCGATCCCACACAGGAGAAAGACCATACAAATGCAACATTTGCGGGAATCGATTTTCAACACGTGGAAATCTCAAAGTTCACTTCCAACGTCATAAGGAGAAATATCCAAACATACAAATGAATCCTTTCCCAGTGCCTGAGCACTTGGATAATGTTCCAACAAGTACAGGCATTCCATATGGCATGTCTATGCCGCCAGATAAACCTACCTCCAACTGGTTAGACAGCAAACCATCTGTGACCAACCTACCTGCGTTGCTGTTCCCTGCATCTTTGCCAAGTCTTCCAAGCATAATTAAAAAAGAGGAGCAAATGGTTTCAATTACCAGGGCACCTACTCCTGTCATTAGTGATCCAAATGggatggacacttttgaaaatagaaacaacaacaaagaggaCTTCATCTTTGGCTCTTTTCCTACTTTTAATGGGAAATATGAAGATGTCAAAAAATCCTTGAACTTAACAGCATGCATGAGCTCCTCGGGAACTGCTTCAGAAGAAAACAAATCCATTGAAATTGCATCTGTGAAAACAAATTCCGTTACCCCAGTACTGTGTGACAATTTCAAACCAAAATTTCCATTTGGGGGTCTCCCAGACTCCATCGAAGCTTCAGAAACAACCAAGCTGCAACAACTGGTAGAGAACATAGACAAGAAGTGCATAGACCCAAATGAGTGTGTTATCTGTCACCGGGTGCTTAGTTGCCAGAGTGCTCTTAAAATGCACTatcgcacacacacaggtgagagGCCATTCAAGTGCAGAATATGTGGACGAGCATTTACAACCAAAGGTAACCTCAAAACACACTACAGCATCCATCGTGCAATGCCACCCTTGAGGGTGCAGCATTCATGCCCGATATGCCAAGAGAAGTTCACCAATGCCATGGTTTTACAACAACACATACGTATGCACATGGTTGGAGAAATCCCAAATGTTATCTCCCCAGAAAGCTACCAGGAGTCCATAGAGCATGATACTTGCTCAGTAGATGGAAAGAGTTTAGATGAGCAAGAGAACCTATCTGATGAAAACATGGAAGTAACTGAGGGTATCCCTGACTCTAAAGATGCTGTATCCTCCCTAGAAGGCTTATGTTCATCTCCTACTTCATTTCAGGccacaaagacagagagggatGCATTAGGCAGCTTGGAGAATGGGTCAGTGGGTAATTATTTTTCCCTTGTATCATCTCCTAGTGATGACCTTGTGAGCCAAAGACCTAGGAGCCCTGCTTTGTCTGAAGCTACATCATCCTGGGACTCCTTGTCTACAAAGAGCTCTGCTTTAGAGAATTATAGATCATTTGCATCTGAGGCTAGCCAAAAAACTGCATGCGTAGAGATGAATAGCCCAGGCCTCTTACCATTaaattgcacatttaattcAATAACTGCCGATATCACAGACGATGGAATGACTATGAATTTCCGTGAACGTGGAACCCCTAAGATCAATGCATGTGATATCTGCAATAAGACATTTGCCTGTCAGAGTGCCTTGGACATTCACTATCGCAGTCATACCAAAGAGCGACCATTCTTATGCACTTCATGTAACAGGGGGTTTTCTACCAAAGGTAACCTTAAACAACACATGCTCACCCACCAGATGCGGGAACTACCTTCAAGATTGTTTGAGCCAGCAAGCCAGAATTATATTTCACCCACAAATCCAACTCACCCCACCATAGGCCACTTAAtttcttcaaaaataaaaatggaagtTAGAAGCATCTTGAATAAAGACGGAAAAGATTCAGTATTAGGCATGGCAAGCTCCACTGCTTCCTCAGCGCCAGCCCTTTCAGCACCACCAGCTTCAACAAGACGGACCCCCAAACAGCATTTCTGTCACACTTGTGGAAAGACTTTCTCTTCTTCCAGTGCACTACAGATTCATGAGAGGACACACACCGGAGAAAAACCTTTTGCCTGCAACATCTGTGGACGTGCGTTCACAACCAAAGGAAATCTAAAGGTATATCCACACAAAAGCCTCAGATGGTGCACTGTCAGGTCTGTTTCTTATGAAATATTTGggcatgtaaatattttatttaaaaattcaataatatatatattccgATACATATACTAGTTTTACTACTAGctaacactatatacacacaatatAACACTATCAATATTTTACTCTTAATATTACTACTAATAGTGGCAGTCATTATCATGGAAAAAACTATACATAGGTACAGTACTAGCAAGCACAAGAGACCACGATTATTTGTTTTCAAGTCAAACACCTTCTAAGTTCAGTATTACAAAAAGGTCTCATCTCACAAACCAAACAGTCCCAAAAATGCTCATCAATGTTTAGGTGTGGGGTCTTGTGTCACATCACTTTTCTGTGAATGTCAGCAGATTTTATGCTTGATTTTCAAACGTCCCTCTTGtttgtatattttcatttttgtagTTGTAACCTATTGAAATTTATACTATTTTTCAGATCCGTAGATTTAAGTTATCTTCAGTGTAGTCAGATATGAAGCAAGTGTGGAAGTTTATTTTCTCTTGTCTCTCAATATTTTAGGTAATGTAGTATTTGTGAGATAATATCTGTTCTATATCTTTTAATAATTAAGTAAACTTTAGTTTGGGAATTTGCAAGTAGATTATATTATATCTTTCAGAAAAAtctaattaaaattaataagtAAATGCGCGTGATACTACTTTTGTTTggagtaataataaaaaaaaaaatgatgtgttACTTAAGTGGGATATCTTCATATTTATTTCCATCTAGGTTCATATGGGAACCCATATGTGGAATAGTTCTCCTGCACGACGTGGTCGCAGGCTCTCTGTGGATGGTCCTTTGACATTTCTTAAATCCAGTTCTGTAAAAGTTCCAGAAACAATCCCAAAAGAGAACACAGGTGGAGTCAGTAATGGAGAGTCCATGAGCCTCTGGAACCATTATGCCACAGCAGCTCTCGCTAATGGTTTAGCAATGAAAACCAATGAGATCTCTGTGATTCAGAATGGAGGCATACCACACATGTCTGTTTCTGTTGGACTTGGAGGAAACTCACCTATTGGTGGACTGACAGCAAGTCTAGAAAAGCTGCACAATGTAGAAATTAAAAGAGCTCTCCCTTGGCTTGAGAGACTGGCTGACAATGGGACAAATTTTCACCTTACACAGTTGACTGAAGAGAGTAAAACagattaatattttatacttcAATAAAACTTCAGTGATTTCATATGTCATCAATGatattttgttctgtttaattGTCAGAAAGCATTTTCATAAATATCTGATgttgatattttaaaaagtggtgTGCTACTTTTTCAAGTGAAAATTGTTACACATACTAATAACATATATAGGTATTTTGTTAAACATATAAGTATGATGTCAGACGAATCAATTCACTGCATTTCTTAAATCatgttttgaatattttcatttttatgagtgtgatatttattattaataatatttttgattatttattgttattaatgcTATTTATTACTATTAACCAGCAACTGATTTACATTGAGTTTTATTTTGGCTTCATTTGAGTTTTCAAATAGGAAGCCAGTCAGTGTTAAATATCACTGTATTATAAGAATAAAACCTTGTATAATCAAAATGATGAATTTACATTAGAAGGAAAAAATattcttacatttttaaacatgtttcttTAGTAATTTAAGGCCTTTTGTATTGgtcttttttattaaaaaatgttaaaaactataaaatatatatacaaagtTTTTGCACATCAACAGTATAACACTTTACTTGATTAACTAAGACAGCTTTTAATAGCAATTAGTATTAAtagtattaaatattttttacatgcTGTCACAAAAAGTTCACATAcataatgttatttatatatatatatatatatatatatatacacacacacatacatacacacacacacacacacaatctttgtCAGAACTTCCAAAACCATGACTGTATATTTGGTGCTATAGTGAGTTTTTACTAtcgtatgtttgtatgtgtgattATATTGAGACAGACTGTATGATGTGAGTATTCACATTAATATAATATAGCTTAGCTAGAAATCGCTAATATATGAAACAGTTTCTTTGTCAGAGACTACCTTCTCAATGTCACAGTGTACTTTTTGTTTGGGATCTAAGACTAACCCTTAACTGTTTTTGCATATAACTTAACATAATGCTGCCAGTGTTTCCACCTGCACAACAAAATTCATGCCCTTTCACATCCGATATAAATCTGGGTCACTTTGTCCACTGAATTTACATTTCAATAAACCCACTAATAATAACACATTGTGCTATACTGAATGATCTTTGCCAATGGAAGGCGATACCTCTCCTGCTACCTTAACAGAATAAAAGGGTTCATTCATTCCAGAGGTGTACCATTCATAGATATCAGATACTCTGTCTCATGACTTTAAATAACGTTAACTATGTAGACAGATGGTTAGCTATGGTGTTGCATAATTGAGTGAACAATGCTACATGTCTGACAAATAGAATAGAAATAGAAATGTCGTTTGTTGAAATAACTGAAAGTAATATTAAACAGTTTGTATTCAAACAAATGctgatatttataaaataataacttCTATTTGATCCATTTTGCATTTGAAAACTAAACATCATATATTTTATGAAAACATCagttatgaaaaaaatataaaaacacctTCCCTCATCTGAGGTGAACCCAGGAACCAATTCCCCACATTATCTGCAAGTTTGGGGTGGGGTACTCCATGAAGTCTGTTCTCCATAGTGATACATCCTGGAGAAGAGCTTAGCAACATCAAATACTCCTGACTCATAAAGGCCACTAATATGTCTATTGAATGATAGCAGCCCAATCCCACTTGGTAAATCCCACTTTGAATGAGTTGTGCTCCATGAGCTGTCAGCCCCCATTAAGCGTCTCTCACGGTGGCAGTGTCCAGCTGACAGTGGACACCCAACACCAGCCTGCCTCCATTAGCATTAGAAAATGAGCAATCAGCTGGAATGAAGCACAAGGGCTGGAGTACAAAACACATCCCCATCCACAGCACTCATCAGATACATATCTGACTCAGACAGATGGGAAGCCCTGCAGCAAGCCCAACTAAAGGGCTAAAGAGCTGAAATGTCCCAATGAAGACAGCAAACAGGGCCTTCAACAGAGAGGCTTTTCATGCCCACCTCCCAGTTTCCAAGGAAGTAAAGCACAAACGCATGAATGGATTTGCATGATGAGgatttattttatgttaattttaaTTGCATATTTCCCCTGCAATATCACCCTATTTCAATAGAATGCTCAAAATGTGACTATGAAATGTTTCATGAAACCAAAGTAAGCCTTTCATGACAAGTGACATTAACCTAAGCCATAAACATCAGGTGTCGGTCATAAAAGCTGGTTCGGTAAGGTCCACCCTAGAAAGGGCTGACAACCTGGAATAAGCTTTCGTATATGTTTCTGTAGGCTTATGTCAGTTGTCATGAAAGGTTAATGTATGTGTCCTGTAGCCTAATGAAGGTAAAACCTCTTACCAAAACCTCTTTCACAATGCaagtgaatgaaaatgaaacatgaattgactgaaaagaaaacatgcaaaaaacaacaatagcaataataatatgtaatttaagtAATTAAATTCCATTCTATTGCCTTTAACCAGCTTATTGTAACACAGAAAAATAGACATGAGGTCTGACTTTTTCACAGCCCAGGCAGCTCACTCTAAGAACTCATTACAGACAAACAGAGCAGCACTTTTTCAATCATTGCATATTTCTCTTCAAAACTGCTGATATCAGCGTGCTGTTTACAATGCAAAGAAAGCAATTCCTTTGTAAGCATTTTCCCTGTGATCATCACACTTTTGTTAGCTTGACAATGGAAATATTCAATAACAGAGGAACGGCCAAATCTCCACCAGGGCTT is part of the Hoplias malabaricus isolate fHopMal1 chromosome 4, fHopMal1.hap1, whole genome shotgun sequence genome and encodes:
- the sall1b gene encoding sal-like protein 1 — its product is MSRRKQANPQCVHLDSHLSTSEYLDYDLDNVSSSPSDVHVCESCCAEFITLPELQEHQMTCCKNPLVLIVSENGSPASPISSFTFSSPPHNVEEQMNDSVTNEDADGLDDFSKDKTVEDSMEPVLSSEGNFSHSGSYSQSDIENGRGDGSTNANTTTSGYSAHPQPGSPPELGTVLSTSSNVFIENLESTKVAVAQFSQELCFNSELNKSSITKGSVAIPGLIEQLMALQQQQVEQLQLIEQIRHQILLLAAQNTAPSSNCQGTSGISQTNPLITLSSHLSQQLAAAAGLAQNLASQSASISSVKFKHAVLSSNHNSSAVLSGRDIPQMTDTDRSKLSIPRVGVHHTPDGTLYRQLSGRSHSTSPALPTDTTPNPPNKPNLPHTPTTNHIFANTLPNIGTIVEDLNALAALAQQRKGKLANMSSFDHKKSFDECLFKHKCRFCAKIFGSDSALQIHLRSHTGERPYKCNICGNRFSTRGNLKVHFQRHKEKYPNIQMNPFPVPEHLDNVPTSTGIPYGMSMPPDKPTSNWLDSKPSVTNLPALLFPASLPSLPSIIKKEEQMVSITRAPTPVISDPNGMDTFENRNNNKEDFIFGSFPTFNGKYEDVKKSLNLTACMSSSGTASEENKSIEIASVKTNSVTPVLCDNFKPKFPFGGLPDSIEASETTKLQQLVENIDKKCIDPNECVICHRVLSCQSALKMHYRTHTGERPFKCRICGRAFTTKGNLKTHYSIHRAMPPLRVQHSCPICQEKFTNAMVLQQHIRMHMVGEIPNVISPESYQESIEHDTCSVDGKSLDEQENLSDENMEVTEGIPDSKDAVSSLEGLCSSPTSFQATKTERDALGSLENGSVGNYFSLVSSPSDDLVSQRPRSPALSEATSSWDSLSTKSSALENYRSFASEASQKTACVEMNSPGLLPLNCTFNSITADITDDGMTMNFRERGTPKINACDICNKTFACQSALDIHYRSHTKERPFLCTSCNRGFSTKGNLKQHMLTHQMRELPSRLFEPASQNYISPTNPTHPTIGHLISSKIKMEVRSILNKDGKDSVLGMASSTASSAPALSAPPASTRRTPKQHFCHTCGKTFSSSSALQIHERTHTGEKPFACNICGRAFTTKGNLKVHMGTHMWNSSPARRGRRLSVDGPLTFLKSSSVKVPETIPKENTGGVSNGESMSLWNHYATAALANGLAMKTNEISVIQNGGIPHMSVSVGLGGNSPIGGLTASLEKLHNVEIKRALPWLERLADNGTNFHLTQLTEESKTD